CTACCTTACCAAGGTGGCCGTGCTGCCCGAAATGGTACCCATGCCTAACCTTGTCGACCTGTCCATGCGCCAGGCGATGGCTTTGCTCGAAGCCTACGGCCTTAAAATTGGCAATATGGAATACCGTCACGACGTCGCCGAGAATGCGGTATTGGAACAAAAGTTCAACAACGGGAAAATTGAACCCGAAACCATGGTGGAAAAAGGGACCGCTATTGACCTGGTCATCGGGCGGGGTTTGGGTGAGACCACCGTAGCCGTGCCTTCCCTGCTGGGAAAAACCCGTAGTGAAGCCATCGCGGCCCTTCATTCCGTCTCCCTCAATGTTGGCAATGAGGAATTCCTCGATAATGAGAATGACGACCCAAGGGTTTTTCAGCAATCCCCCGATCCCACCGTGCAAAGACATTATCTGCTTGCCGGCAGTGCAGTCAACCTGACCTACCGCTCCGGTAACCGCTTCGATTTTGAAGAATACCTTTCGGAAATGCAGAGCATCCCGGTGCCCCTGCTGTTTGGCAAAGACCCCGATGAGGTCAGGGCTACCTTGGAAGAAAATATGCTGGAACTGGGCAATGAAACCTTCGAAAATAACGTTTCCAGACAGAATGCCAGGGTTTACCGGCAGGAGCCTGAATACAACCAGGACGTCCTTGTGAAGAAGGGAAGCAAAGTGGATGTCTGGTACCGCTCCATCGATCAGTTTTAATCCGTTCCGGGATATTTTCCACCGATAGCCCAAAACGATCCTGAAAAGAGCAAGCATGATGAATAAAGCCATAACCGTTTTCATTGGATTTGTGTTGCTGAGCACCCTGGCTCCAGCCCAGGAGATGCTAATGCCTTTGCTGCGCAACCCCCGGAAAGCCGCCATTGAAAACCGGCCAAAGGCCGAGCCCGCCGGACCTAAGCAGTTATCCCTCCCCTTCCGCGATGACTTCTCCTACCCGGGTCCTTTCCCTGAGGCTTCGCTCTGGGCCGACAGTTCAGCCTTCATCAACAACAGTTTTGCGGTCCACCCCAAAACCGTGGGCGTGGCTACTTTCGATGCCCTTGACCAGTATGGCGGGATCTATGAAGCCGCCCACGAAAACGCCTACCAGTTTGTTGCCGACCATTTAACCTCACAGCAAATCCTCCTCGGCAGCCTGGCTCCTGCCGATTCAGTCCTTCTCAGCTTCTATTATCAGCCCCAGGGCAATGGCAGTGCACCCCGCGGACGCGATTCGCTTGTGCTGGAATTCCTGCGCATCCCGGGCTACTTCGACGAAAACGAAGAAGGCGAAACGGTGTGGATTCCCGATGAATGGGAATCGGTATGGAGGGCCACCGGTGAAGACCTTTCAAACTTCTCCGGCGACGACTTCCCCTATTTTAAAAGAGTCGCCCTCTTCATCACCGATCCGGCATTCTTCCGCGATGACTTCAGGTTCAGGTTCAAAAATTACTCCAGTTTTTCTATCGAAACCAACAAGACCCCGGTCAATATGGCCGGCAACAACAACATCTGGAATATCGACTATGTGCTCCTCGATCAGGGACGCAGTGTTTTCAACGATACTTATTTCGATATCGCCTTTGCCGATGGGGCGTCCTCCATCCTGAAGCGCTATTCGGCCATGCCCTGGTCGCATTACATCGTTAATTCACCATCACACCTGAAAAGCAATCTCGAGCTGAAGATCACCAACCTGGGAGGCATTGTTTACAACTATGTGTACCGTTATTTCATTCAGGATGAGAGCGGCACCAACATACGCACCTATTCTGGCGGGACCTGGAATATAGCCCCCTTCTTTCAGGACGGCTACCAGAATTACCAGCCCCACACCAACCCCATCGTCATTCAGAATCCCCTGCCCACAGCGCCCGCCGCAGAACGCCACTTCAAGGTGGTCCATATCATCCGCGAAGGGGTGGCCGGCGACAGCTACCAGCGCAACGACACCATCGCCTTCGACCAGGTGTTTCAGAATTATTTTGCCTACGATGATGGGGTGCCCGAAAGCGGTTACGGCCTGGCAGGCAGAAACGCCCGCGGCGCCTACCGGTTTATCCTGAGCAAAACCGACACCCTCGAGGCTGTACAGTTTCTTTTTAACCGCACCCTCACCGAGAGCAACGATATTCCGTTTTATCTTACCATCTGGAAAAACCTCGAACCTGAAGAGATCCTGTATCAGTCGGAGGTGCAAAGCCCTGATTTTGAAGACAGCCTGAATGGCTTTGTGACCTACCTGCTCGATGAGCCCATCCAGGTGTCCGACACCATTTACGTGGGCTGGGAGCAGCTGAACGAGGGATTCCTGAACCTGGGCTATGATGCCAATGGACAGGCAGGCGAAAACATATTCTATAACGTGGGCAATGAATGGGTTCCTTCCATTTACGAAGGTGCTTTGATGATACGTCCATACTTCGGGCCGGAGACCATCGTTGGGGTCGAATTGCCGCAGCTCAGTCTGGGTGTGAATGTCTTCCCGAACCCGGTCCGCCACGATCTGCTGAACATCAGGCTGGATGACCGAAGCCTTAACCCTGAAGAGGTCAGGCTTGAAGTATATGACATCAGCGGCCGGCTCCTGCTTTCACGGGAATATGCTACTGCCCTGGATGTCAGCGCATTCAGCAATGGGATGTATCTCCTGCGCCTGACCCACCCGCAGCAACAACGCAGCCAGTCGCTGCGCTTTATTATTGCCCGCTAAAAACATCCCCAATGATTGACGAAAGAGACCTTCCCGAAGAGGATGGCCAGGAAGAAGGTGGTGAAGAACAGGAATTGTACGAGCATTACCGCTTCGTGGTGGATCGCGGACAGGGCTTGCTGCGCATCGACAAATATGTGGCCTCCCGCATCGAGAATGCCAGCCGCAACAAGGTCCAGATGGCGGCAAAGGCTGGCAACATCCTGGTCAACGATCTGCCGGTAAAATCTAACTATAAGGTGAAACCCGGCGATGTGATCAGCATTGTGATGGCTTACCCTCCCCGCGAAATTGAACTCATACCCCAGGATATTCCCCTCAATATTCTCTATGAGGATGAAGACCTCATTGTGATCAACAAGGAAGCGGGCCTGGTGGTGCATCCCGCCTATGGCAACTATTCCGGCACTTTGGTCAATGCATTGGTACATCGCTTTGGGAACCTGCCCAGGCAAAATGATGAGGATATCAAACCCGGGTTGGTGCACCGGCTCGACAAAAACACCTCGGGGATCATGGTGGTGGCCAAGACCGAGATCGCCCAGACCCGCCTGGCCAAGCTATTCTTCGACCGGAAAATAGACCGCATATACAACGCCCTGGTTTGGGGCGACTTTCAGGAGGATGAAGGCACCATCACGGGCCACATCGGCCGCAGCCTGAAAAACCGCAAGGTGATGGATGTCTTTCCCGATGGGGATTACGGAAAACACGCAATAACCCATTATCGCGTACTTGAGCGTTTCGGCTATGTGACCCTGGTAGAATGCAAACTCGAGACCGGCCGCACCCACCAGATCAGGGCCCATTTCCAGCACATCGGACACCCCCTTTTCAACGATGAGACTTACGGGGGCGACAGGATACTGAAGGGCACCACCTTTACCAAGTACAAGCAGTTTGTCAACAACTGCTTTAACTTATTGCCCCGGCACGCCCTGCACGCCAAAACCCTGGGATTCAAGCATCCCACCACCGGCAAACCCCTCTTCTTCGACTCAGAATTGCCCGAAGACATGCTGGCCGTTCTCGAAAAATGGCGCAATTATTCCATTCACCGCAAATGGGAAGATGAACCCAGCGGCACCGACGAGACCATCCCCGAAAAGCCCCCGAAAACGGAAGACACGGAATAAGCATCGTCTTTCCTTTTTACCGATTTCCTTTGGGCTTTAAAATGCCAGCCTTCCGTTAAAGCAATGAAGTCTGTTGTTCAGGCAGGGAAAAGGAATTCTTTTTAAAACGCCAATTACTTCCTCCCAAAAGTCCCAATAATCCCCCTGAAAATCCCGGCAACTTACAAAGGGTAAATGCTTGTCCCTCTGCATAAACATATACTAATTTTACATTCCTAACATCTTACATTTAGAGGGCATCCAGGAAGTTAATACGGAGTTAATACGGAGTTTATTCGGTTTAAACCGAATAAACTCCGTATTAACTATGAGCATGGTATGGGTAAACCAGGGAGGAGAAAGGTCTTTTTAAAAGCGTAAATTCACCCCTGCCAGGAAATGCCTTCCGGCCTGTGGGAAGTAACCGTCCTCGATGGTGATTAACCCCTGGTCGCCAACCACGCCTTTATAGATCCAGGCATTGGTTTCGTATAAGGCGTTGAAGAGGTTGTTCACCTGGGCAACCAGCTCCACCTCGCGGAAAAAGCCGGGGCGAAGCACATAATTCAGCCTTAAATCGTTGACCAAATAAGCATCGAGCATGCGGTCAGCACTCATGGTATTGTCGATGTATTGTTTGCCCACATACTTGGTGCTGAGCGAGAGGTTCAGGTCACGCAGGGGCTCATACGAGAAGATGCTGGCAGCTATCACCGAAGGCGAGAATGAAATATCGGTGTTGCGGTATTCCTGCACATCGGTGCCCACCCAGTTCCAGTCGTTGTCGTAGGCATCAGAATATTCAACAAACAGATCGATTTTATTGCGGCTGAAGGTGGCATTGCCTTGCCATTGCAGTTTCGGGCTGATGATCACGCCTGCCTCCAGTTCAATGCCTGCACGATAGCTGTTATCAATATTGGTGCGGGAAAAGCCCCCCACATCATTGATCTGCCCTGTCAGGATCAGCTGGTCTTTGTAGTCCATCAGGTAGAGGTTAACGCCCAGCAGGGTGCTTTTCCCGTGAAAGCGGTAGCCCAGTTCCAGGTTGCGCATCTTTTCGGGGCGGGGACGGCTTTCGGGCGAGGACTCGGTGAAATCGCGCCTGACCGGCTCGCGGTTGCCTATGCCTGCAAAGGAATAAAAGGTGCTGGAGGGGCTGATGGCCCAGCTTATACCCGCCTTGGGGTTGAAGAAATCGTAGTTTACCTTTTGATCCAGGGCCACCACTTCACCCAATACCCAGGCCGGGCCTTCGAAGGTGTAATCCACATGGCGGTATTGCATATCGGCGAGGAGGTTCATTCCGGGCAGCAGTTCAAAGATAGCCTTAACATAAGTATTGACATCATATTTCAACGCATCGTTATCGTAATAGCGATAGTCCTTGTTCACATGCTGGGCATATCGGGCCCAGATGATCTCGCCAAAGTGCTTGCCATCGTATTGGTTGGCGGCACCACCCCAGGTCAGTGAGAGCCTGGAGAACGAGTTGTAGTTCAGTGAAAAGACCATCCCGGCAAAGTGATTGTCGAGCCAGCGCTGCCTCACCAGGTCACTGCGGCTGATGGTCTGGTCGCCCACGATCAGATTGGGGAGGTTATAACTGCTGAACTTGTCGTTGTAGCGGTATTGCTCATAATAGCCTTTGCCGCGGGTATAGTGGAGGGCAGCATTACCAGTCAGCCCGGACGAAAAAGCGTGCGAGAGATGCAACTGGAAATGGTCCTGCTGGTAGTTGTCCGTTTCATTGTCATAAAACTGAACGTCGCCATCGCTATCATAATAAAGGCCGGAGGGGTTGTATGTGCGGTCAGTGTCAAGCAGGGACCCGGGCACCCCATTCCAGGCCTGGTAAGTGGTTTCGTTACCCGAGAAGGTGATGGCCTTTACCACCGTTTTCTTACCATAATAGCCCCCTGACAGATAAAAGGACTTCAGGTCAGAGGCGGCGCGGTCCACAAAGCCATCGGAAGAGATCTTCGACAGGCGCCCGTCGAAAGCCCACTTGCCTTTCAGCAGCCCTGTACCAAAGCTGGCGGTGTTTTTCAGGGTATTGAATGAACCAAAGGAGTTCTCCAGTTCGGCATAGGTGGTTTCCTTGAGGTCGTGGGTTTTGAGGCTAATGGTAGCACCAAATGCCCCCGCGCCATGAGTGCTGAGCCCCACCCCGCGCTGCACCTGCATATTGCTCACCGAGGTAGCGATATCGGGGGTATTGACCCACCACACCCCGTGCGATTCGGGGTTGTTAAGCGGCACGCCATTCAGGGTCACGTTGATGCGGGTATCATCGCTACCCCTCACTTTCATCCAGGTGTAACCTACACCAGCGCCAGCATCAGAGCTCACGATCACCGAGGGCGTCAAGCTGATCAGGAAGGGCAGGTCTTGCCCCAGGTTCCTGGCAGCGAGTTCTTCACCCTGAATGTCGGTATAGGTGGCCGGGGTGCGGCCATCGGCACGCAGGCCTACGACAACCACCTCTTCAGTCAGGGTAGCCGTTTGCTGCAAGCCTATCTCCAGGGCTGAACGGGCAGGCAATTCCACCTCAATTTCTTTCGGCTCATACCCCATGTAGGTTACCTGCAAGATGAATTGGCCTGCAGGCAGGTTGTGAAGCACAAAATGCCCTTCTTTATTGGTAAAAACACCTTTGTAGGTTCCTTTTACCAAAACATTGGCTCCAGGCAGGGAAATCTGACTGGAATGGTCAAACACCCGGCCTTCAAGTGCATGCTGGCTAAAGCCAGCAAATGTCATGATCAGGCATAGTGCCGTGATCAGCATCTTTCTTTTCATTGTAAAAAATCCCTTATTTTTTGGTTAAACATTGAGCGGAAAATAGGGAGAAAGACCGCTCTTTGTTTAAATCCCTTCCCTTCGCCGGCATTACCCGGAGCAGGTTCTATGGGTTTGATCTCAGCCCGTCGTTTGGGGCACCCCTATTTCTTGAAAAGCATTGCAAAGATACGAAATTCCTGCCTGAAAGAAAAGGCCTTTTTATAGGGTGTTTGCGCAAAAGGTTTGAAAAGTTAGGTCATACAAACATATTTTCATTAATTTGCAGAAAAAATCAGGCATGAAGTTAATCATCATCAATGGCCCCAACCTTAACCTGTTAGGGAGCAGGGAACCAGGTATTTACGGGAAAGAAGATTTCAACGCTTACCTGAAAAAACTCAGGGCCCGGTTTCCCAATACCCACATTGATTTCTTCCAGAGTAACCTGGAGGGCGAGTTGATCAGCAAGATACAGGATACGGGCACTTGGGTGGATGGGATCATCCTCAACGCCGGAGGCTACACCCATACCAGCATAGCCCTGGCCGATGCCATCGCAGCGGTGAAGGCCCCGGTCATTGAAGTGCATATCTCAAACATCTTTGCCCGTGAAGATTTCAGGCACCGTTCGTTCATCGGGCCTAACTGCTTGGGGTGCATTTCCGGCTTTGGCCTCGACAGCTACCGCCTGGCAGTCCAAAGCTTTATCAACACATTGGAAAACAAAACAAATTGATTCTTTAGCAATCAGGACATTCTGTCCCGGTTTATTTCATGGAAAGTTTTTTTGCCACGGATGAAATGGGTAAAGGCTATGCTGCCCTTATATATACCCGAGGGTAATTTTTGAGGCAGATGAGCTGCGTGGCTTCGTATTCTGCGAAAATTGCCGAAAAAGGCAAAGTGTGCCCTGCAAACGGCCCAGGCATCGGCCCATTTGCCGCCCAGCAGGAAGCTGAGTGCAGCCATCACATCAAGGCCCAGGCGCACAGGCAGCAAGGGGTAATACCAGCGGGCAGGCATATTCTTGGTAAGCAACCATAGGCTGTTGCGGAAGTTAAGGAAGGTCTTCAGGGGACTCGACTTGGGAAGGGTGCCACCGCCAAGGTGAAACACACGGGAAGCCGGGATGGACATGACCTTGTATCCCAGGTTTTGCAAGCGCCAGCACAGGTCAATTTCCTCCATATGGGCAAAGAACGCGGCATCGAAACCACCTGCCTGCTGAAAGGCTTCAGCCCGGACGAAAAGGCAGGCACCAGTGGCCCAGAACACCTCCAGGGCTTCGGCATATTGCCCCTGATCTTTCTCCAGATGATGAAAAATGCGCCCCCGGCAAAAAGGATAGGCCATCACATCAATAAATCCACCGGCGGCTCCGGCATATTCAAAGCTTTGTTTTTCGT
This genomic stretch from Bacteroides sp. harbors:
- a CDS encoding TonB-dependent receptor, whose protein sequence is MKRKMLITALCLIMTFAGFSQHALEGRVFDHSSQISLPGANVLVKGTYKGVFTNKEGHFVLHNLPAGQFILQVTYMGYEPKEIEVELPARSALEIGLQQTATLTEEVVVVGLRADGRTPATYTDIQGEELAARNLGQDLPFLISLTPSVIVSSDAGAGVGYTWMKVRGSDDTRINVTLNGVPLNNPESHGVWWVNTPDIATSVSNMQVQRGVGLSTHGAGAFGATISLKTHDLKETTYAELENSFGSFNTLKNTASFGTGLLKGKWAFDGRLSKISSDGFVDRAASDLKSFYLSGGYYGKKTVVKAITFSGNETTYQAWNGVPGSLLDTDRTYNPSGLYYDSDGDVQFYDNETDNYQQDHFQLHLSHAFSSGLTGNAALHYTRGKGYYEQYRYNDKFSSYNLPNLIVGDQTISRSDLVRQRWLDNHFAGMVFSLNYNSFSRLSLTWGGAANQYDGKHFGEIIWARYAQHVNKDYRYYDNDALKYDVNTYVKAIFELLPGMNLLADMQYRHVDYTFEGPAWVLGEVVALDQKVNYDFFNPKAGISWAISPSSTFYSFAGIGNREPVRRDFTESSPESRPRPEKMRNLELGYRFHGKSTLLGVNLYLMDYKDQLILTGQINDVGGFSRTNIDNSYRAGIELEAGVIISPKLQWQGNATFSRNKIDLFVEYSDAYDNDWNWVGTDVQEYRNTDISFSPSVIAASIFSYEPLRDLNLSLSTKYVGKQYIDNTMSADRMLDAYLVNDLRLNYVLRPGFFREVELVAQVNNLFNALYETNAWIYKGVVGDQGLITIEDGYFPQAGRHFLAGVNLRF
- a CDS encoding glycosyltransferase family 2 protein, whose product is MPKPGVAVVILNWNGKSFLEKFLPSVIQYTPDWARVVIADNASTDDSIDFLAKHFPDLQLIQLAENLGYAGGYNAALARVEADYFVLLNSDIEVPPQWVEPVIDYLEAHPWVAAAQPKILSWYEKQSFEYAGAAGGFIDVMAYPFCRGRIFHHLEKDQGQYAEALEVFWATGACLFVRAEAFQQAGGFDAAFFAHMEEIDLCWRLQNLGYKVMSIPASRVFHLGGGTLPKSSPLKTFLNFRNSLWLLTKNMPARWYYPLLPVRLGLDVMAALSFLLGGKWADAWAVCRAHFAFFGNFRRIRSHAAHLPQKLPSGIYKGSIAFTHFIRGKKTFHEINRDRMS
- the aroQ gene encoding type II 3-dehydroquinate dehydratase, with product MKLIIINGPNLNLLGSREPGIYGKEDFNAYLKKLRARFPNTHIDFFQSNLEGELISKIQDTGTWVDGIILNAGGYTHTSIALADAIAAVKAPVIEVHISNIFAREDFRHRSFIGPNCLGCISGFGLDSYRLAVQSFINTLENKTN
- a CDS encoding T9SS type A sorting domain-containing protein, producing MNKAITVFIGFVLLSTLAPAQEMLMPLLRNPRKAAIENRPKAEPAGPKQLSLPFRDDFSYPGPFPEASLWADSSAFINNSFAVHPKTVGVATFDALDQYGGIYEAAHENAYQFVADHLTSQQILLGSLAPADSVLLSFYYQPQGNGSAPRGRDSLVLEFLRIPGYFDENEEGETVWIPDEWESVWRATGEDLSNFSGDDFPYFKRVALFITDPAFFRDDFRFRFKNYSSFSIETNKTPVNMAGNNNIWNIDYVLLDQGRSVFNDTYFDIAFADGASSILKRYSAMPWSHYIVNSPSHLKSNLELKITNLGGIVYNYVYRYFIQDESGTNIRTYSGGTWNIAPFFQDGYQNYQPHTNPIVIQNPLPTAPAAERHFKVVHIIREGVAGDSYQRNDTIAFDQVFQNYFAYDDGVPESGYGLAGRNARGAYRFILSKTDTLEAVQFLFNRTLTESNDIPFYLTIWKNLEPEEILYQSEVQSPDFEDSLNGFVTYLLDEPIQVSDTIYVGWEQLNEGFLNLGYDANGQAGENIFYNVGNEWVPSIYEGALMIRPYFGPETIVGVELPQLSLGVNVFPNPVRHDLLNIRLDDRSLNPEEVRLEVYDISGRLLLSREYATALDVSAFSNGMYLLRLTHPQQQRSQSLRFIIAR
- a CDS encoding RluA family pseudouridine synthase, translated to MIDERDLPEEDGQEEGGEEQELYEHYRFVVDRGQGLLRIDKYVASRIENASRNKVQMAAKAGNILVNDLPVKSNYKVKPGDVISIVMAYPPREIELIPQDIPLNILYEDEDLIVINKEAGLVVHPAYGNYSGTLVNALVHRFGNLPRQNDEDIKPGLVHRLDKNTSGIMVVAKTEIAQTRLAKLFFDRKIDRIYNALVWGDFQEDEGTITGHIGRSLKNRKVMDVFPDGDYGKHAITHYRVLERFGYVTLVECKLETGRTHQIRAHFQHIGHPLFNDETYGGDRILKGTTFTKYKQFVNNCFNLLPRHALHAKTLGFKHPTTGKPLFFDSELPEDMLAVLEKWRNYSIHRKWEDEPSGTDETIPEKPPKTEDTE
- a CDS encoding PASTA domain-containing protein codes for the protein MDFWDFVKSKVFLRQVLLAAAAGIVVLWVSLKLLDIYTLHGRTITVPDLNGLTEQEASTILRKMDLRYTLNDSIFDDSKPKGTIANQDPSPGIEVKKNRTIYLTKVAVLPEMVPMPNLVDLSMRQAMALLEAYGLKIGNMEYRHDVAENAVLEQKFNNGKIEPETMVEKGTAIDLVIGRGLGETTVAVPSLLGKTRSEAIAALHSVSLNVGNEEFLDNENDDPRVFQQSPDPTVQRHYLLAGSAVNLTYRSGNRFDFEEYLSEMQSIPVPLLFGKDPDEVRATLEENMLELGNETFENNVSRQNARVYRQEPEYNQDVLVKKGSKVDVWYRSIDQF